The Psilocybe cubensis strain MGC-MH-2018 chromosome 7, whole genome shotgun sequence genome has a window encoding:
- a CDS encoding Putative transcriptional regulatory protein (Putative transcriptional regulatory protein YJL206C): MAAKQAATMRSLVTGQPDTGLDPKHYMRSQFWSMNPWEHAYITSSESTYVYPEPDLLLELVTVYFEKTNALIPIVHEPSFMKGLLSGKHHVDPSFGQIVLLVCANGARYSTDPRACYAPESQHSSMSNGWQFFRQVPLHRRQMFYTTTVYDLQYYAVSNPLIRVDLKLMMIQLAAIFVNGSALCSVSSNIVGIGLRYAIEIGAHRRNGQTQPSFENEHSKRAFWVLFCLDALLNSFYGRPAGISHDSFDLEYPVECDDEYWDHEDPQKRFRQPPGKPCSMSNFIHLIKLCEILSFSSRTLYSTKKSKLVSGYFGEDWEMRMVAELDSSLNKWRAALPSHLQWDPLREDEKFFQQSANLNSIFFYVQIQAHRPFLIKKSKLSLTSVIMCTNAARSCSGIQEAAMARDCRVLPHTTYIAFTAGIVSVLCLWSSRCPGYVGDPQKESENLLRCVSVLKKCEKLWHSAGSFRDVLCEAGALDRSEIDGPSPENSSGTIQLPDPFKTIFSPPLQDDATWSNNWDYTGLFLAEMGHRELQSSEINHPQLAPSGLGLPNNSDPSVSNTPIEWSSNTAGYPGYPRYEGWEQYARHV, from the exons TGGTGACGGTGTATTTTGAGAAGACAAATGCCCTTATTCCGATTGTTCACGAGCCTTCTTTTATGAAAGGTCTCCTGTCGGGAAAGCATCACGTTGATCCATCGTTTGGACAAATTGTGCTTTTAGTCTGTGCTAATGGAGCTAGATATTCTACAGACCCCCGTGCATGCTATGCACCAGAATCTCAGCATTCGAGTATGTCTAACGGTTGGCAATTTTTCCGTCAAGTACCGTTACATCGACGGCAAATGTTCTACACAACTACCGTCTATGATTTACAATACTACGCTGTCAGTAACCCCTTGATTAGAGTTGACCTGAAACTTATGATGATCCAGCTTGCTGCAATCTTCGTGAATGGTTCAGCGCTGTGCTCTGTTTCTTCCAATATTGTGGGCATTGGACTACGCTACGCCATAGAAATAGGAGCTCATCGCAGAAATGGCCAAACTCAACCTTCATTTGAGAACGAACATTCGAAACGGGCATTCTG GGTACTTTTCTGTTTAGATGCTCTTCTAAATTCGTTCTACGGCAGACCTGCTGGAATCTCGCATGACAG TTTTGATTTGGAGTATCCAGTTGAATGCGACGACGAATACTGGGACCACGAAGACCCACAGAAACGTTTTAGACAACCGCCTGGAAAGCCCTGTTCCATGTCGAACTTTATCCACTTGATCAAGCTGTGCGAAATCCTCAGTTTCTCGTCCAGAACCCTATATTCCACGAAGAAATCTAAACTCGTTTCAGGGTACTTTGGAGAGGACTGGGAGATGCGAATGGTTGCCGAACTGGATTCTTCACTCAATAAATGGAGAGCAGCGCTACCTTCTCACC TCCAATGGGATCCTCTGCGAGAAGACGAGAAGTTCTTCCAACAGTCAGCTAATCTAAattccatatttttctacGTACAGATTCAAGCCCATCGCCCATTCTTGATTAAAAAATCGAAGCTATCACTCACATCGGTCATCATGTGCACGAACGCTGCTAGATCATGTTCTGGGATACAGGAAGCTGCGATGGCGAGGGATTGTCGCGTACTTCCTCATACAACG TATATAGCATTTACCGCGGGGATAGTATCTGTTCTTTGCCTATGGAGCAGTCGTTGCCCAGGTTACGTTGGTGATCCACAGaaagaatcagaaaatcTTCTTAGATGTGTCAGTGTCCTCAAGAAATGCGAAAAACT GTGGCATAGTGCTGGCTCGTTTCG TGATGTCCTGTGTGAAGCTGGCGCGCTTGATAGATCTGAAATTGATGGTCCTTCACCCGAAAATTCCAGCGGCACCATTCAGCTACCTGACCCGTTCAAAACCATATTCTCTCCGCCGTTACAAGATGATGCAACTTGGTCGAACAATTGGGACTACACTGGACTGTTCCTCGCAGAAATGGGACATCGTGAGCTACAGAGCTCCGAGATAAACCATCCTCAATTGGCACCGTCAGGACTAGGTCTGCCCAATAATTCTGATCCATCAGTGAGCAACACTCCTATAGAATGGAGCAGTAATACTGCGGGATATCCCGGCTATCCTCG CTATGAAGGCTGGGAGCAATACGCTCGTCACGTTTAA